From the Devosia sp. FJ2-5-3 genome, the window GGGTTTTAGGCTCATGTCGGCCAGCGCCGCAAGCGCCCCATGACGCACATCTCGTCTGTTAAATTGTGGGAACCCGACGCAGACGTCGGCGAAATCGAGACCGGATTCCCGAAGAATGAGGGCCGCGGCGGCAATATCCCAATCCTGGCTGCCGCGCCGCGCGACGGCGGCGTCGAGCTTGCCGGTGGCAACCTGCACCAGCCGATAGGCGAGCGAAGGATAGGCGGGGCCGCGCGTATAAAGGAGCCCGGCGGCCTGCATTTCCTGGTGAACGGCACCCGGCGCGGGAATCAGGGGTGCGGCACCGGCACGGCGATGGCGCAGGAGCGGCTCGCCATTGAGCCAGGCGCCGCCATCCTTGGCAGCGCAATAAAGCTCGTCGCGGGCGGGGGCGTAGACGACGCCGGCCACGGGTTCGCCGTGTTCGACCACGGCGATACAGACCGTCCAGCAATCTTCGCCACGCAGAAAAGCACGTGTCCCATCAATGGGATCGACGACAAAGACACGCTCGCAATCGAGACGGCTGGGATTGTCCGCGGTCTCTTCGCTAAGCCAGCCATAGGTCGGGCGTGCGCCGAGCAGGCTCGCCGCGAGATAGCGATCGACCACGATATCGGCCTCGCTGACCGGGGACGCATTGTCCTTGGTCCAGCTTTTGACATCCTTGCGGAAATAACCGCTCGCGATGATGCCCGCCGCGACAGCGCTGGCGCGGAGCAATTCGAGATCGTCTTCTATGGGGGGCATGGCGGCCGGCATGGCGGGGCTTTTAGGCCTCGGCGGCCGATTGGACAAGGGTTTCCTCCCGATCCCCCCATCTTGTGCGGGCATGGCCCCGGCCCCCGCCGCGGATCAGGGTAAACAGGGTGCAACCGGGTTGTGTTAATTGCTCCCTACCGGGTGCAACACCCTGCTAACCACCTCAAAAAACAACATAAACTTAACCCATCCCATTAAGACGGCTGGTAAGGGGACGCGCTAAATTGAGCCACATAAACGGAGCGACATAACAGCTCTCGAAGTTACAGGAAGGCATCAAAAATGGTTCATGGCGTTGCGATGGAAGGAGCGTCTGTCGTTCTGGCGTTCCGTAAGCCGTCCCTGGCTGAGCGCCGGTTTGTAGCGGCGAACGACAACGGTCCGCGCGATCCGGTCAAGACCGTTACGGTGCGCAAGCAGCTCGATCAGAGTGGCGTGGCCGTCAAAATCAAGGTTCCGGTGACAGAATTCATCGGCGTGGCGGTGGCCACCAAAATTTCCGAGGACGGCGTCCTCACCAGCCTCATCGAACTCGTCCATCCCGATTCCGAGTTGAATTACAAGGTGTTCGAGGAAGAGGGCAATCACAGCGTCGTCGCCGAATGGCAGAACTGGGGCAAAAAGCTCCGCCTGCCGCTGTTCATCAAGGCCGGCGATGGGGCCTATATGCCCTATAGCCAGCAGGTCGATGGCATCATGCTCGGCGAAGTCGCACACCGGCGCAAGCTGGCCGCAGAAGCGGCGCGGCGCCCACGTTTCCTCAACCGGCGCAAGCCGGGCCAGGCCGAAACGAACTAATACCTGCCTCCAAAGCATGCTTTGAAAGGGTCAACCGGTGGTGCGGTTGGCCCTTTAGCATTTTGGGGGCATTCGTTAGCAGACTGCTAGCATTTCCTCGCCCTCAATGCTGATAGCGGCGCCAACGCGCCACCGCTACCAGACCCACTCGGCCATAAGCGCGAGGGTGAGGGCAATGCCCACATAATGGTTGCTGTCAAAGCGCGGTTTTGGATTGAGCGGATCGGTGGGATCGAGCGTCCACACCTGCCAGGCCATCACCCCTGCCCCGACGAGGGAGAGGATGGCGAAGATGACACCGGCACCCGCCAGAATCGCAGCAGCGAGCCAGAGCACGAAGGCGCCGACATAGAGCGTCGCCACTGCCGGCTTCACATTGTCACCGAAGAGGCGGGCCGTGGATTTCACGCCGACCAGGGCGTCATCCTCGATGTCCTGGAGGGCATAGATGGTGTCGTAGCCGATGACCCACAAAATGGTGCCGATATACAAAAGCACCGGCGGCCAGCCCAGCGTGCCGGTTTCGGCGGTCCAGCCGACCAGCGCGCCATAGGAGAAGGCGAGCCCGAGGAAAAGCTGCGGCCACCAGGTGATGCGCTTCATGAACGGGTAGATGGCAACCAGCACGAGCGAGAAGACGCCGGCCCAAACGGTGAACCGATTGAACTGGAAGAGAATGACAGCGCCCAAAAGCGCCTGGATGATAAGAAAGACCAGCGCCTGCGCGGCCGTGACCTGACCGGAGGGAATCGGGCGCGACCGGGTTCGGGCGACCTGCATGTCGATATCGCGATCGACGATGTCGTTAAAAGTGCAGCCGGCGCCGCGCATGAGGATGGCACCGGCCAGCATGAGTACGGCGTGCCACCAGCCAAACCCCTGTTCGGGAAAGGCCATTGCGGCCAGAGCGATGCCCCAGGCGCAGGGCCAGAACAACAGCCAGAAGCCGATGGGGCGATCCCACCTGGCCATGCGCCCATAGGGCTTGAGCCAGTCGGGCGCAAAGCTATCGAGCCAATTGCCCTTCTGGGCATCGGCGACGGTTCCGGGCTGGGGAGGAATGTCGGTCATTGGGCCACGACTCTCACGGTTCTTGCAGGGTCAGGTGAGGTCTACTGCAATTGCCCCGCGCAGAGGAGAGGTTTTGGGGAAAGGGCTGTCGAACACCTAGCTGGTTGAGCGAAGGTCAAAGGCGGAACGCTCCATGCAGAAAGCAATTTCGCCATCAAATTCGAATCCGGCGGGACGAAATCCAGCACGTTCATAAAGGCGAATGGCGGCCGCGTTGTCGGGTTTAACGCCCAGCATAATGCGCGGACAGCCCGTATCTACAAAGATCTGGCGCGCCAAGAGGTCCAGCGCCTGTGCGCCGTATCCGCGCCCCTGGTAGCGCTGGTCGATCATGAAGCGATAGATCCACTCATTGCCGTCATCACTGTCCAGTGCTGCCATGGCAAAGCCAACTGGCACTCCACCGGCAGCGATGATCATCGGACGGCAGGAGGGATTTTGCGCAGCCTCCGCAAGCGAATCTGCGTTCGTGGCGATAAAGCGCTGCTGTTCCGGCCCAGGGACGAGCCCAATGGCAGCGTCGTAATCTTCCGCTGTAACGGCGTGAATGCTGACCTCAGTCAATCGCCCCTCCATGAACCTGGGCATGAACTTATCGGCCCCTATTTAGCTTAGGAAGTAAGGCGCAAGGCTGGTCGGATAGTGAGGTTCAGAGGCAGATCTGCGATGCACCTTACCCAAAACCTGCCACGCACAGTCAAGCTCCAGCGCGAAATCACGGTGAGGTCATATTGGGTACGGACGCAGGAGGCCGGGCGGGTCGTAAAGCGCCAACTCCTCGTCCGTGGGAGGCTCGAATAACTCTGACCATCTAAGCAGGTCATTCCGTGAGATTTCGAAGGTATCGGCTGGACGCGCGGCGTTCCGGTGGGCGACCCTGGCCCAAAGCTGCTCGAACGGGACATCAAGGAAACAGAGGACGACCCGTGCACCGGCGGCGCGGGCTTCTTCTCGGCAGACATCTCGTTCTGCCCGTGACCACACTCCCCAATCGACGACGACGCTACAGTCAAGGCGAAGGACCTGCAGCGCGATCTGCCATTGCAACTGCTCCACTCGGCCCCGGCAGGGCCCAAGTTCAGCTTCTGGTGTGGAAAGTCCTGGGTAGAGCCTATGCATCCAGTCGTCGCCGGTCAGACGGAGGGCGGATAGCTGGTGCTCGATCGTTTTGGCGAGGGAGGTCTTGCCGGAGCCGGGCAGACCGCAGGTCAGGTAAAGTGTGGGCATCGGAAATCTCTGATCAGGGTATGGCAGAATGATCCGTCCCCGCATTTCTGCGTGACGGCACTTCGCTCAATGCCGCATATCGCGGCTGATCAGATGTCTGTTGCCATGCCTCACCTTGGGGCGGCATCACTCTGGGGTCAAGACGGCAGGTATGGGTCGTTTCCAACGAAAAGCGGACTGTCCGTTACCCACCCAAAGTGGAAGGGCGCGGATTGGCCACGAGAGCAGACCGTCGGAGCTCGACCCCATTGTGGCCGTTCAGATTTTGGCAACAAGTGTCTAAAAGCTGTCCTCAGTTCCAGCCGCGGGCGTTACTCCACGGCTGAAATAAAGTTTTCTATTCTGCCGCTTTGGGCAGCAAAACCTCGTTGAGGTGCTGGATCCAATCCTTGGTGTGGACGATCCGGTGCTCGGCCAGCTGATGCCGGATGATCTGAGCCTTTGTCAGTTTTGACAGCTCTTCCCAGTCTTTACCGAGCACATAAAGTGCATTTCCGTAGTGTACGCTTTCTAAGACCACGATACCGCAATCCTCAAAGATATATGCCACGTAGTCGCTAAAGCCACCAAGGCCACGCCAGGTCACCGATGGCTTGTGTGCAAGGATAACGTCTTGGCGCTGTAGCACTGCTTTCGCAACCGAGGGTGCTTTTCCAGCGAACACCTTTTTGATGTGCGCTTCAATGCGATCCCAAGGATGTTCGCCGGGCGGCAGCATCACCCAGTTTGCCCGCAACTCAGCTGGCGGAG encodes:
- a CDS encoding 3'(2'),5'-bisphosphate nucleotidase CysQ, whose translation is MPPIEDDLELLRASAVAAGIIASGYFRKDVKSWTKDNASPVSEADIVVDRYLAASLLGARPTYGWLSEETADNPSRLDCERVFVVDPIDGTRAFLRGEDCWTVCIAVVEHGEPVAGVVYAPARDELYCAAKDGGAWLNGEPLLRHRRAGAAPLIPAPGAVHQEMQAAGLLYTRGPAYPSLAYRLVQVATGKLDAAVARRGSQDWDIAAAALILRESGLDFADVCVGFPQFNRRDVRHGALAALADMSLKPLVHAALIKVYGCPAVIDESSEPSTP
- a CDS encoding DUF6101 family protein, with the translated sequence MVHGVAMEGASVVLAFRKPSLAERRFVAANDNGPRDPVKTVTVRKQLDQSGVAVKIKVPVTEFIGVAVATKISEDGVLTSLIELVHPDSELNYKVFEEEGNHSVVAEWQNWGKKLRLPLFIKAGDGAYMPYSQQVDGIMLGEVAHRRKLAAEAARRPRFLNRRKPGQAETN
- the ubiA gene encoding 4-hydroxybenzoate octaprenyltransferase yields the protein MTDIPPQPGTVADAQKGNWLDSFAPDWLKPYGRMARWDRPIGFWLLFWPCAWGIALAAMAFPEQGFGWWHAVLMLAGAILMRGAGCTFNDIVDRDIDMQVARTRSRPIPSGQVTAAQALVFLIIQALLGAVILFQFNRFTVWAGVFSLVLVAIYPFMKRITWWPQLFLGLAFSYGALVGWTAETGTLGWPPVLLYIGTILWVIGYDTIYALQDIEDDALVGVKSTARLFGDNVKPAVATLYVGAFVLWLAAAILAGAGVIFAILSLVGAGVMAWQVWTLDPTDPLNPKPRFDSNHYVGIALTLALMAEWVW
- a CDS encoding GNAT family N-acetyltransferase; translation: MTEVSIHAVTAEDYDAAIGLVPGPEQQRFIATNADSLAEAAQNPSCRPMIIAAGGVPVGFAMAALDSDDGNEWIYRFMIDQRYQGRGYGAQALDLLARQIFVDTGCPRIMLGVKPDNAAAIRLYERAGFRPAGFEFDGEIAFCMERSAFDLRSTS
- a CDS encoding AAA family ATPase, whose translation is MPTLYLTCGLPGSGKTSLAKTIEHQLSALRLTGDDWMHRLYPGLSTPEAELGPCRGRVEQLQWQIALQVLRLDCSVVVDWGVWSRAERDVCREEARAAGARVVLCFLDVPFEQLWARVAHRNAARPADTFEISRNDLLRWSELFEPPTDEELALYDPPGLLRPYPI